AAAGAAAACAAAGAAGCTGCGTTTTCTCGAGAAAAGAAAAATATTTATCTACCTCAGGTCAGTAGGAATCTTTGGCCACTTGTCAAGGTTTCTGATATCACTTGGGAAGAGATTAAGGAAGTAATAGTCACTCCAATCTAAGATTGCCCCTTTCTCAACTCCAAGGCGGCTCCCATACCCCTCATATGTTACCGGTAAGTTGGCATGTGCCTTCTTCTCTTCCATGGGGAGGTCAAAGAACTCCCTCCATGCACTTCTCATCCTCCTCACAGCCTCCGTGTCCACATCATGGTTCACTAACTGGAAGAAACCCCAGTTCTTGCATGCAGAGGCTATTGCTTTTAGCATTTCTTGGTGATGTTCAGGGGTATTAGAGAAGCTAGCAAGATCGATAACTGGGATACTGAGATTAGGGTCATTTGTGACACCACTAGGACGCTCAGATGGAGGCTTGACGTACTGTTGTGGCAAGGAGCTCATACCAGAGTTGGAAAGAGTTTGCACTGGTACAATGGGTTCTGGCCAGTCAAGCAGATTGCTACTTGCCATGGTGGGAGTGATAGGTCTTGGTTTGGTTATGAGAAGAGGGTGTGCGTGTTTATATAGAGAAaggatatgtgatgtatgagattaaaTCGCAATGCATTTAGTGCAATTCATGGTGGGATTGGACGGATATATATGTACAGATTGGACAAGATTATGCTCATTAAGAGATATGCCTCATTTATCGTCTGAATATTGATAAAATCTTTTGGATATATACATATAATTAAAATCTTGGATACAGTTTCGTATGCCATTAATGGAAGGAAGATACAATCTTTTGGACACAATTTCATATGCCATTAATGGAAGATACAATCTTTTGGATACAGTTTCATATGCCATCAATGGAAGATACAATCTTATGGAGTGAGCTAATTAATAATAACATTCACTTGCTTCTTGTTCGTGCAAGTAATCAACATATGATACATAAGCACACATATAATATATTTCCTTTCGAAACGCTAATGTAAAAGTGGAGAGAATACGATATTATTTCAGTAATTTAACTAGGAGTATGGTATATCAATACATAAACTTCAAAAGGTATTAGAGTGCCTTTTGTTTTGTTCAGTTGAACTGTCAAATTTTTGCTCCGTAGACATGATTTAATAGATATTATACTGTTAACTTATAAACTTTCTGAACACGGATGAGTTAATCGACGTCATTGTTACTATTTTTAATGAGAGCTGGCCACACAAAATTTACTGAGGCAATAGTAATTGTATTTGCAATCCTAAGTGAACTTCATTTTCGTGATTGACCCTtgaagaaacaaaatagaaaaaaggaTGCAGTATTTCTTTGTTTTGATATCACTACAGACATGTGATCAATTGACCATTTCAGATAATGCTTGCACATAGTCAAAATCAAAGAACAACACATATCAATTGATAGGGACAGAATTGGTTGCAAATAGTAGGAGAGAAATTGCATTTTGAAATTAAACTTGCTGAGCCTTAGAGGTTTTAGTTATCCCAGTGGAGCAGTATATATTGCTGACTAGGAGGAATAATTTTTCTAAACTAGAAATGCATATTCTATTTGATGGCATGCATGTTGACATATTTTTGCAGATCATGTATGCACTCTGACTTCTGAGCATGTTTTGATGCATGTTCTATTTCATAGTGAAATAATAACAGCACACAGTTGATTTACTTGTATGTTCTAGTAAATTAAGGTTATAGTATTTCTTTCAGAACAAGGAGATGTTCCCCAGAAAACCCGGCAAAACATGGGCAGTTACTTGGTTCCCCCAGGTCCATGGGAGGATTGGATAAGGCAATTAAGAAAACAATACACACGTGCTGAAATGAAAGTCAAAAAAATCAGCAAATGATATGGTTATGCATAACATCATGTCATCAATATCAAATTAGGTGTACACACACTACAATTGATGTATATTTATACATATGAATATATGATAAAGATTGCCCGACATGTACACTCATAGTTACAATTAGCTAGGAAGTTTTGGTTGGCACTATGCATGAATATCTCACTGCTGATGTAAACAAAGCATCCAAGAGCAATCTCACCGTTTCACATGCAGTACGTAGGCACATCTATCAATCGATCAATGAGGTGCTGTCAGAAGGAACTAGTTTGCCAGCAGGAAAGAAATTACGGCTGGGCATTACCTAGTCAAGAAGCACGACAAATTAATGTGTACGTGTGTCAGCTAATACCAGCAAATCAATCAAACACATGTTGCATTGAACATTTATAACGAGATACCTAGAGCCGACAGCGACGCCACACATCCAACAAGCAGTTCTGTGAAGCAAACACTTATCTGCAAGAAAGTGATGCTACATCATGCAGCTTGGCTGACAATAGGTTGGCATTGCTAATATTATTACGATTGCTATCAGTACAATATCGTAACACTTTATGAGGCTTATGCATACTTATGAGAGAAAATAAGAGTAATCATAGATTATCGGTACAAAGAGTCCAGTAAGACATCAGCAGCTAGCTCCCCCTGTTGCAT
This window of the Triticum aestivum cultivar Chinese Spring chromosome 5D, IWGSC CS RefSeq v2.1, whole genome shotgun sequence genome carries:
- the LOC123120534 gene encoding jasmonate-induced oxygenase 4 isoform X2, which translates into the protein MASSNLLDWPEPIVPVQTLSNSGMSSLPQQYVKPPSERPSGVTNDPNLSIPVIDLASFSNTPEHHQEMLKAIASACKNWGFFQLVNHDVDTEAVRRMRSAWREFFDLPMEEKKAHANLPVTYEGYGSRLGVEKGAILDWSDYYFLNLFPSDIRNLDKWPKIPTDLREATEKYACQLISLCQVLLKAMSSSLGLEEDYLHNAFGGSDGISATMRVNYYPRCPQPELTLGLSSHSDPGGITLLLTDDNVEGTQVRKGDAWVTVQPVPGSFLVNVGDQIQKMTVTHTVACHAVQIREKADDIGACMQREVE